The proteins below come from a single uncultured Dethiosulfovibrio sp. genomic window:
- a CDS encoding chromate transporter, translating into MAFFKTGLLGFGGGAAIAPAMHKEAVEKYRWVNTATFNDILALSNTLPGPAAPQMAAVIGYRAGGIWGAVMAVLALVGPVAVMVVALIWWIFSTVGDSADKLLILQKSTVAVFPLVSAMLCLLMAKFFKQSRGALGTDRTIFFSVLCLILLAAGVDNGFVILAMISLAITASAPWPRFVREAMVVPVAIFLLIHSDLPVNLDVTIPWWFSWGLVLFMVTMGARGLWITPALPSEDILPSGDSGPGAVVKDIGKMWLIVLILLAPLFILSPFLRSVAYLGLLGGMIFTGLMTFGGGPVFIPLAIDLLAGPSSQVFLYSKERLMQYIAIVNALPSPIITKLSAISGWDMVQSLAGTGIGANGISPIAVSMSTLGIGLWAGVGGAVLVLAMVLPAMSNALVAFSCFDRIKRSPGMKSMTKFIMPVLMSIFLSVFISFITTAIETIGSFPGSSTQWAVSQVVGLFALFLWLQMKKLVPDMLLIVGAVAYGLTIL; encoded by the coding sequence ATATACTGGCCCTCTCCAATACCCTTCCTGGCCCTGCTGCACCTCAGATGGCCGCCGTCATAGGCTACAGGGCTGGCGGAATCTGGGGTGCTGTCATGGCGGTCTTGGCCCTGGTAGGCCCGGTGGCTGTCATGGTGGTGGCGTTGATATGGTGGATATTCTCCACCGTAGGGGACAGCGCCGACAAGCTGTTGATACTCCAGAAGTCCACCGTGGCGGTGTTCCCTCTGGTGTCCGCCATGCTGTGCCTTCTGATGGCCAAGTTCTTCAAACAGAGTCGAGGGGCTCTTGGAACAGACAGAACGATTTTTTTCTCCGTCCTCTGTCTGATACTGCTCGCCGCCGGGGTCGACAACGGTTTCGTAATACTTGCGATGATCTCCTTGGCTATAACCGCCTCCGCCCCCTGGCCCAGGTTTGTTCGGGAGGCGATGGTCGTACCGGTGGCTATTTTCCTGCTCATACACAGCGACCTTCCCGTCAACCTCGACGTGACAATCCCATGGTGGTTTAGTTGGGGATTGGTCCTTTTTATGGTGACTATGGGAGCCCGGGGACTTTGGATAACCCCTGCCCTTCCGTCGGAGGATATTCTCCCCTCGGGGGACTCAGGGCCTGGAGCGGTTGTGAAGGATATCGGGAAGATGTGGCTGATCGTGCTGATCCTCCTGGCTCCCCTGTTTATCCTTTCGCCTTTCCTCCGTTCGGTGGCCTACCTTGGCCTGCTCGGGGGGATGATCTTCACCGGGCTCATGACCTTCGGAGGGGGGCCGGTGTTCATTCCTCTGGCTATAGATCTCCTCGCCGGTCCTTCCTCCCAGGTGTTTCTCTACTCGAAGGAAAGGCTTATGCAGTATATCGCCATAGTCAACGCCCTGCCCTCCCCTATCATCACCAAGCTTTCCGCCATTTCCGGTTGGGATATGGTCCAAAGCCTCGCGGGAACGGGGATAGGTGCAAACGGCATTAGCCCTATCGCCGTGTCCATGTCGACTTTAGGAATAGGCCTATGGGCGGGGGTCGGAGGGGCAGTCCTGGTACTGGCCATGGTCCTTCCCGCCATGTCCAACGCCCTGGTGGCCTTTTCCTGCTTCGACAGGATAAAGAGATCTCCCGGCATGAAGTCTATGACCAAGTTTATAATGCCCGTCCTTATGTCCATATTTCTCTCGGTGTTTATATCCTTCATCACCACGGCGATCGAGACGATAGGCTCTTTCCCCGGCAGCTCAACACAATGGGCGGTTTCCCAGGTGGTGGGGCTCTTCGCCTTGTTCCTCTGGCTACAGATGAAGAAACTGGTTCCCGATATGTTGCTGATAGTAGGTGCGGTGGCCTATGGCCTCACGATCCTTTAG